From the Lampris incognitus isolate fLamInc1 chromosome 10, fLamInc1.hap2, whole genome shotgun sequence genome, one window contains:
- the ndufab1b gene encoding NADH:ubiquinone oxidoreductase subunit AB1b: MPGSRPCIMPAMASRVLLAQCVRSLARPSAGSRAAAAARAPLIVAHRPLSLMSRCQRTRPAQQSPMSAVGMLCRQYGDLPPLTLDSIKDRVMYVLKLYDKINPEKLQTSSHFMKDLGLDSLDQVEIIMAMEDEFGFEIPDAEAEKLMTPEEIVQYIADKKDVYE; this comes from the exons ATGCCGGGAAGTCGCCCGTGTATAATGCCCGCCATGGCGTCCCGTGTCCTGCTAGCGCAGTGCGTCCGTTCGCTCGCCCGGCCCTCGGCGGGGAGccgagccgccgccgccgccagagCCCCGCTGATAGTCGCCCACCGACCGCTGTCTCTCATGTCCCGCTGCCAGCGGACGCGGCCGGCCCAACAGAGCCCG ATGTCGGCGGTGGGGATGTTGTGCCGACAGTATGGAGACCTCCCCCCCCTCACGCTGGACAGCATTAAAGACCGCGTCATGTATGTCCTCAAGCTGTATGACAAGATCAACCCCGAGAAG CTGCAGACCTCCTCCCACTTCATGAAAGACCTGGGTCTGGACAGCCTGGACCAGGTAGAGATCATCATGGCCATGGAGGATGAGTTTG GCTTTGAGATCCCAGACGCGGAGGCAGAGAAGCTGATGACTCCTGAAGAGATTGTACAGTACATCGCAGACAAGAAGGATGTTTATGAATAG